The following coding sequences lie in one Arachis hypogaea cultivar Tifrunner chromosome 4, arahy.Tifrunner.gnm2.J5K5, whole genome shotgun sequence genomic window:
- the LOC112797148 gene encoding uncharacterized protein isoform X1, whose amino-acid sequence MNRLVKKSVSNFFAFKIPTKSLCTGVVKVPGSNVAEILNENEKKENTTSNSIQQYDIAIVGGGLVGMALASFLASMPMTKQLSVAIIDSNPALSGSMSIKKEDPPDPRVSTVTPATISFMKDAGAWKYVEQNRHAYFDKMQVWDYTGLGYARYNARDVNKDFLGCVAENKVLHSALLSCIQDSDFKRTIYPLRLNSMTLNRSSMSVVEENMSSRESSSAQGQCARLQLSDGNSIYAKLVVGADGGKSRVRELAGFKTTGWNYSQNAIICTVEHPSENRCAWQRFLPTGPIALLPIGDKFSNIVWTMSPTESNQRKSIAEEEFLKDVNSALDYGYGPHPTSSLSGTQDLFSWFQMDTTVSANESFEVPPKITKLVSERMVFPLSLRHANSYASKRVVLIGDAAHTVHPLAGQGVNLGFGDAYSLSRVIAEGIALGTDIGEVNLLKKYEAERKPANISMMAILESFQKAYSVDFGPFNILRAAAFHGANYIPPLKRTIISYASGEQNFPVFL is encoded by the exons ATGAACAG ACTGGTGAAGAAGAGTGTTTCAAATTTCTTTGCGTTTAAAATTCCAACCAAGTCCCTTTGTACCGGGGTTGTCAAAGTTCCTGGTTCCAATGTTGCTGAAATTCTCAAT GAGAATGAGAAGAAGGAGAACACCACAAGCAATAGTATTCAACAATATGATATTGCTATTGTAGGAGGAGGCCTGGTTGGCATGGCTTTGGCATCTTTCTTGG CAAGTATGCCAATGACTAAGCAGTTGAGTGTTGCAATTATTGATAGCAATCCTGCTCTCAGTGGTAGCATGAGCATTAAGAAGGAAGATCCCCCTGATCCAAGAGTCAGTACAGTAACTCCAGCAACTATATCTTTTATGAAAG ATGCTGGTGCTTGGAAATATGTTGAGCAAAATAGACATGCATATTTTGACAAAATGCAG GTCTGGGATTATACTGGGCTGGGGTATGCTAGATACAATGCAAGAGACGTAAATAAAGACTTTCTTGG GTGTGTAGCAGAGAATAAAGTTCTCCATAGTGCCTTATTGTCATGCATACAG GATTCTGATTTCAAGAGAACAATATATCCATTGAGGTTAAATTCAATGACTTTGAACCGAAGCAGCATGTCTGTAGTGGAGGAGAATATGAGCAGCAGAGAATCATCATCTGCTCAAGGTCAATGTGCAAGGCTGCAACTTAGTGATGGCAATAGCATATATGCAAAGTTGGTG GTTGGGGCTGACGGAGGAAAATCACGTGTTAGAGAATTGGCAGGATTCAAAACAACTGGATGGAACTATTCTCAGAATGCAATCATCTGCACAGTAGAGCATCCTTCTGAAAATCGATGTGCATGGCAGCGGTTTCTACCTACAGGACCAATTGCACTTTTACCCATCGGTGATAAGTTCAGCAATATTGTTTGGACCATGAGCCCAACAGAATCAAACCAGCGCAAATCAATTGCTGAGGAAGAATTTTTGAAGGATGTGAATTCCGCTTTAGATTATGGATATGGACCTCATCCTACTTCAAGCTTATCTGGAACCCAAGATCTGTTCTCTTGGTTTCAAATGGATACAACAGTATCAGCCAATGAATCCTTTGAAGTTCCACCGAAAATAACTAAGTTAGTCTCTGAAAGGATGGTGTTTCCTTTGTCTTTACGCCATGCCAACTCCTATGCTTCGAAACGTGTTGTTCTTATTGGAGATGCAGCCCACACTGTCCATCCTCTTGCTGGTCAAGGAGTCAATTTGGGTTTTGGAGATGCATATTCTCTTTCAAGAGTTATTGCAGAGGGCATTGCATTAGGCACTGACATCGGAGAG GTGAACTTGCTAAAGAAGTATGAAGCGGAGAGGAAACCAGCTAATATTTCCATGATGGCAATCCTTGAAAGCTTCCAGAAAGCTTACTCTGTTGATTTCGGACCTTTTAATATACTTCGAGCTGCGGCCTTCCATGGCGCAAACTATATACCACCGCTGAAAAGAACTATAATTTCTTATGCTTCCGGAGAGCAGAACTTCCCCGTTTTCTTGTAA
- the LOC112797148 gene encoding uncharacterized protein isoform X2, whose amino-acid sequence MPMTKQLSVAIIDSNPALSGSMSIKKEDPPDPRVSTVTPATISFMKDAGAWKYVEQNRHAYFDKMQVWDYTGLGYARYNARDVNKDFLGCVAENKVLHSALLSCIQDSDFKRTIYPLRLNSMTLNRSSMSVVEENMSSRESSSAQGQCARLQLSDGNSIYAKLVVGADGGKSRVRELAGFKTTGWNYSQNAIICTVEHPSENRCAWQRFLPTGPIALLPIGDKFSNIVWTMSPTESNQRKSIAEEEFLKDVNSALDYGYGPHPTSSLSGTQDLFSWFQMDTTVSANESFEVPPKITKLVSERMVFPLSLRHANSYASKRVVLIGDAAHTVHPLAGQGVNLGFGDAYSLSRVIAEGIALGTDIGEVNLLKKYEAERKPANISMMAILESFQKAYSVDFGPFNILRAAAFHGANYIPPLKRTIISYASGEQNFPVFL is encoded by the exons ATGCCAATGACTAAGCAGTTGAGTGTTGCAATTATTGATAGCAATCCTGCTCTCAGTGGTAGCATGAGCATTAAGAAGGAAGATCCCCCTGATCCAAGAGTCAGTACAGTAACTCCAGCAACTATATCTTTTATGAAAG ATGCTGGTGCTTGGAAATATGTTGAGCAAAATAGACATGCATATTTTGACAAAATGCAG GTCTGGGATTATACTGGGCTGGGGTATGCTAGATACAATGCAAGAGACGTAAATAAAGACTTTCTTGG GTGTGTAGCAGAGAATAAAGTTCTCCATAGTGCCTTATTGTCATGCATACAG GATTCTGATTTCAAGAGAACAATATATCCATTGAGGTTAAATTCAATGACTTTGAACCGAAGCAGCATGTCTGTAGTGGAGGAGAATATGAGCAGCAGAGAATCATCATCTGCTCAAGGTCAATGTGCAAGGCTGCAACTTAGTGATGGCAATAGCATATATGCAAAGTTGGTG GTTGGGGCTGACGGAGGAAAATCACGTGTTAGAGAATTGGCAGGATTCAAAACAACTGGATGGAACTATTCTCAGAATGCAATCATCTGCACAGTAGAGCATCCTTCTGAAAATCGATGTGCATGGCAGCGGTTTCTACCTACAGGACCAATTGCACTTTTACCCATCGGTGATAAGTTCAGCAATATTGTTTGGACCATGAGCCCAACAGAATCAAACCAGCGCAAATCAATTGCTGAGGAAGAATTTTTGAAGGATGTGAATTCCGCTTTAGATTATGGATATGGACCTCATCCTACTTCAAGCTTATCTGGAACCCAAGATCTGTTCTCTTGGTTTCAAATGGATACAACAGTATCAGCCAATGAATCCTTTGAAGTTCCACCGAAAATAACTAAGTTAGTCTCTGAAAGGATGGTGTTTCCTTTGTCTTTACGCCATGCCAACTCCTATGCTTCGAAACGTGTTGTTCTTATTGGAGATGCAGCCCACACTGTCCATCCTCTTGCTGGTCAAGGAGTCAATTTGGGTTTTGGAGATGCATATTCTCTTTCAAGAGTTATTGCAGAGGGCATTGCATTAGGCACTGACATCGGAGAG GTGAACTTGCTAAAGAAGTATGAAGCGGAGAGGAAACCAGCTAATATTTCCATGATGGCAATCCTTGAAAGCTTCCAGAAAGCTTACTCTGTTGATTTCGGACCTTTTAATATACTTCGAGCTGCGGCCTTCCATGGCGCAAACTATATACCACCGCTGAAAAGAACTATAATTTCTTATGCTTCCGGAGAGCAGAACTTCCCCGTTTTCTTGTAA